In Sander vitreus isolate 19-12246 chromosome 8, sanVit1, whole genome shotgun sequence, the genomic window gttcttctactggagctaaaaacacttgtgtacAGAGTTCACTCTTGGCTCTGCttgaaaaccaaaacgtagcaatgtaattgtagccatagtcctcataaatccaccggagttgagaatgccaacacaaagaaaattgaagttgagggacatccggcggaatttcagtcggcactggagcaatcccggaaatgaaatgtCGTTAATATAGACTACAGTGGGTCCCAGGCTTTCAGGGGAGGCTGGGCCTAATGCCTACTTTGTAATGTTATAATAGTTTGGACACTTTATGGAGACGAATAAGCATAGCATAGCAAGCCGTTTTCCCAAAAATGTTGCAACTTGATAATAGGCAGAAATGACATTTGGTGAAAGGGTTTTACTCTAGATTAACGTGGCCAGATCTGGTTGGCCAGGCGAGACTGATGGGATTAAATCTTCACTTATGTACGGGAAAAGGtaaataataaaagattgatCTCCGGATTTTATGAGTCAGTATCGGAGCATTCAAATGAAGattttttaaacccagccctaTTTCACATTTGTACATATTGTGCATATTCACACTTTTGTGTCTCATTTTGCACTCAAAGTAACAATTTTTACTATCAAATCCAGTGGAAACTTTTTATGTAATTTGTTTTGCAGCATTACTAATAATTTGAAAAAGTGTAATAAAAGTTCTGGATAATTTTTTGGACAAAACATACTGTTTTGatcttttatatattattaatgtatattgtttttaatacatATGTTAAAGTCTggataatatatgttgtttgtatatctggagttgtaacaaaaataatttccccctgggattattaaagtatttctgattctgattgtttCCGTCTTCTATGTCCTCTTAAGATCATTAAAGGGATCGTATTAGGCATTTTCAGACAGTGTTGCTTATCAAAATAGCTGCCAATGAATCACTGGTCAATTGATCAGCTGTACTTGTATGAActgcaaaacatgttttataagCTCTtagtatgttttgtgtgcaaacatcttgACAAACGTAACTAAGGTGGTCAGATAAATGCAGTGTAGTAGAAGAAGaaagtggcattaaaagaaaatactcaagtaaggTAAACCTCCCCTTAGCCTCTTTGCTAATTCGCTCTGCAGCTTACAGATTTTGGCCTTGCCCGGATTTCCTGCAGCATCTCACGGGTTTCCAAGAAGGATGatgaagagggaggggggacgGTCAACTACATGCCACCGGAGGCGTTTGAATTATCATACAAACCCAACCGAGCCTCTGATATCTACAGGTGAGAGAGCATCGAACCAGCACTTAATAAGACTGTTTTATTCATCATATAGTAAATaataacacagacagacagacagacagatggacagaccgACTCACTCACACATGCTGTCCCACCAAATTTTAGATTAACAGGCTTTACATGATCATACAGATctagttttgactttttttaaagggaaaatACAAATTGCTTGTAGTAACAATAGTAATAGTACGATTGAACATAAGCTAGTATGATTAAACATATAGCAAGGGTCATTTATCAGCAGCAAGCACTTTTGAAGTGTCACTAAGGGTGCACCTGAACAGTTTGGTCTGTTTTAACCCAACCCTGGAGCGTATCATTGGATAGTCCGCTTCGTTTGGGGAGATGTAAAAGCTTATAACGCTGGTCCGCTTGAAAAGGGGTCTCAGTTTGCTATAAAGGCTATTAGATTTCGCTTCACTTTAGGGGAGAACATGATCCAACCCAAATATAGAAAGTAAAccaaaacacattatttataattgattaatcaatatGCAAGATTAtagtaaacatattttagtttaaaaaactaatttcttTACTAAAAAACTAATTTGGATAGTCTGTCAAATAGACAAGCGACATTTTCGACCATGTGACATCTCTTTACAATGTTTGGTGCACTTGAGaaagtgcagtgtgaatgcTAACCCAACCAAATAAAAACTGTGACTTTTGTGTTGCAACTTAACCCTGAATCTTATGGAATATAGGCGTAAGGAATACACTTTATATACTTATGCACACTTGTTTAACAAAGGTTCAGTCTCAACAGGAAGTCAAAATATCAGTGGCATAGTCCTTTAAAGTAGGGTGGTTCGTTATGACAGGTAGGACATATAAGAATGGACTACTTCCtctataaatgtagttaaaaacAAGGTAGTTAAAGTAGGGGTAGTTCATCATGACAAATAGGAACTATGTATCAGAATGGCCTACTTCCTCAAAAACTGTAGATCATTGTGTCAGGTGGAAAATATATTGGACTACTTTCTCAAAAAATGTAGTTAACAGGTGAGGGAATTGTTTCCAGGGAAGAGTGTACTGAGGTACTCCAACTCCACTCTGAACAGGACTAACATTCTGGGACAAATTTTATTGTTGTCATTGAatgctgaatgaatgaaaaccaACTCAAGCCATCAATAAACCAGGTTGTGATTGTTATAATATGAATAGTAATCCTGACATGtaactctctctgtctgtctttcagttATGGTATACTCCTATGGTCTATTGTCACAGGAAAACAGCCATATGGAAGTAAGTGACTGTTGTATCTTTAGTAGGGCTGTATCGGTACGTGTATTCATTCCGAACCGTTTTGGTATAGGATGTTCGGAATGGTATGCAACATTGGTTTGGTGTGCCCTATGACCCAAACACGTCATAAAAGTCTATTTATGCCGTCTACTCGCACACGCGGAACAGAAATTCTGAAGTGCGAGCTTTATCAAGAAAGGTTTTGGCAGTGCTAGTTAAACTTGGTTTAAGCTGGATCCAAAATCAGACAAGCAAAAGGGGAAATCCAGAAGTACTAGAAAAACAACTAACTGGAGGATACTACACACTAGGACTACGCAGCCTGGAACGAACCCAGACAATCTGACACTGAACAAGAGAACACTAACATGATTAATTTGGCTGaagaggaacaggtgaaacacattagggacTCAACAGGAAACAAGCTAGAGAAAgacacataaaacacaacactACAAAGTAATACAGGTAGTAAAGCATGtgaacatacacaaggaatggatctaggaaaagaaaatagaggACACGGAACAAAAGAACACGGCAAGGAAACCATCAAAAATACATCCTCTGCATGTTTAAAATATTACTATAGACTGCCATCTCAACTTTTTTGTGCTTTTCAAGTTCACATTATTTTGTCCAGTGTCAGACTTTGCAGTGAATCGTCTGTTGCTTTGAGAATTACCCATTAGGGCCGGGTATCACCAATGACGTCCCGAATCGATTTGATTGTGATTCACAaatgtcccgattcgattacatttttggATTTGATATCAATTAGGTTATGGAAATTTTTAGTTAAAATGgcaattttgcttggatataaaagatATTCCcagaaaatgtatgtaaatgatGTAAATTGtaagaagcaaccctcaaatattttttacttatacatccatggtgaaaatGCATATATTAAAAGATCGATTTTCAGATATCAATCAATATCAGATaactcaaacaaagatttttaatGCTACAATGCAGGTACACATTTACATCAGCAGTTAGCATAGTTGTCCCATTTAGCAGGATTTTACCTGAACCTTAATATAAGCATCATTCCGGACCGTCTCTTCAGGTATATCCGAGGTCTCACTAACCCCAAGGCCACTCTGACAGCATTTTTAATCATTCCTCCAATGTAGATGCGAAGCCCACCAGAGTGCAACTTCTCATCCCAGAGGGACAGCGTCCACTGCTGGACGATATCAGGGGCCAGGCTGCGGGGTTGGCAGAGTTGACAGGACTGATGAAGAGATGCTGGGACAATATACCCAAACGAAGGCCCCCTGCACTTGGTGTGGAAACTTCTTCACTTACTAAAACTGCACTGGCACAGAATTATAATAGCTTGAGATGCCTGGCTGTAATGTCACACCTTTACTCTATGTTGTGTACCACAGAGTGTACAACTGAGACAGAAGAACTGTATAAGATGTACAAACATGCAATTAATGACGCTGTCCATGAAGTGCTGAAGAAACTGGTGAGGAACAAATCTCTTCATAAGCACTCAACTCATGCTGAGAGACTGTAAAATTTTGACACAATGCAACAAATCACtattattgtcattttgtgtAACTggctttttctctccttctttgCAGGACCAAAAGGAAGAAGCAATCGAGCCACTGAGCGCCGCCAGGGGATTAACGATTTGCCAATCAGCACCATTGGCGGGACTAACACAGATGTCAAGATGTTGTCCAACATTTGTTTACATAGGTGGTATGTCGCCAACATCCTACTTTGTTTTTACTTCGCTCCAGTGGTGTACTGGCCACCTAGCATACTGTTAGCCGTCACAATATTGATCTGGTGGACCGTCATAAAACGTTTTTATGTTGTGCGTGCGTGGTCCGGGACTGGGCTCTCTGGCCAATCACAACTAAGTTAGTCAAACTTGTGTTTTGTGTCATTGGCTCCGCTGAGCCCACTGCATCGCTCCTGTTGCGGCTAGGGTTTACGCTTGAGTGCTTTTTTTATGGCCAATGTACTGTGGCCAAGATGGTTCAACAGAAATGCAAActgtacaacacaaatacaaaagctacaacatgAATGCAAAAGCCACAATACAAATGCAAAAGCTACAATGGAAATTAGCTTGAACGGAAGTGACCGTCTACGCAGCAGTGTCAGCTCAGTTTTCggaatttgttttgaaaattatGGGGGTTCTTTGGACACTGATGTCCACTTGTGTAACATTTCACATGTTTTCATGTGCATTCATGAGGCATGTTGAATAGATTTCTTGAATATTACTGACATTGACACCTATAAAAACAGtacataaacaataaatactgaAAATGGTTAATGACTTAAAATGAATAGTATTTATTGAAAGTATTAAATAATATAATTGCAGAGGGATTGGATTTATTGCTCAGTGGAAATACGAAAGCAACATACCATCATTTTCTGGAAACCACAGAAAAAGGCATGCACTTCCTTCTTCTTTTTATCATTACAAAAGTGAACCAGGGAGTCCTGTTTCTCATATACTTCTACTTCCTGTAGCTGTAGTACTTTCAGCTCATCATCCAAGTGGACAGCAACATTGGTCTCCAGTTTGACCGAAGATGTGTCCCTATCAGCTAGGCTTACCATGGTGGCCATCTCCACAAGAGAGACTCGAGGAGAAGCCTCCATCTTCTCCATGAGCCCCTTTTCTAGCTCCTCTGAGGAAGTGACCTCAAGAGAAGCCTCCTTCTTCTCCAGAAATCCCTCTTCCAGCTGAAGGCGAGCCTGGCTGGATGCACCATGGTCTAAATTCTGGACAACAGAGTCCTGATCCAGGGTTTTCTCTTTCCTGTATGTGTCCTCCATCACATTATTCAGCATATTGTCCACCTCTTCAATCAGAGAGACTCGTGGAAaagcctctctctcctccataaGTCCCTCTTCCGGCTGAATGTGAGCCTGACTGGATACACCAATCTCCACTTCATGGTCCATATCCTGGATGACAGAGTCCTGAACCAGGGTTCCCTCTTTCCTGTATGTGTCCTCCGTCACATCATAAGGGAAAGTGTCTACCTCTTCATCCAGAGATACTCATGGAGAAGCCTCCCTATCCTCCACAAGTTCTTTTTCCAGTTCCTCTGAGGAAGAGACCTCTGAAGAAGCCTCCCTCTTCTCCAGAAGTTCCTCTTCCAGATGATGGTGAGCCTGGCTGGATGCATCAGTCTGCACTTCATAGTCCATGTCCTGGATGGCGGAGATGACGCCCTCCGTGGCATGGTAGTAGCTTTCATCATAGTCTATCAGCTTGAAGGACTTGGAGCACTTGTCAAACCTGTAGATCGGACTTATTTGGTGTTTGCCAATCTCAGCACTGGCAGCTTCACTCTTCATTACCTGCTCTGGTTCTTCCAGGAGGAACTTGAGAGCAGTGTCCACCACCTCTGGTACCAGGGCCGCAGCACTCTGTTCGAACTCCAAGAACTCTGCTGGTTTAGCGTCCTCTGCAGCAAGCAGATAGCTGGCGATCTGAATGCCACCAAAGATTTTCAGCAGCTTGCTGTGAAGGGCTGGAAGGAAGGTTTGTACGTCCCTCTCTGCTTCTGGGTGGATGACTGAAACAAACATCTGAAGGCCCTCCAGTGTGACCTTCTTGTTGAACAGGTGGGAAAGACGCTTTTCTTTGTCCAGCTCTTCCAGGAGCTCTTGTTCCATCTGACTGAGACAGAAGTGTCTCGCTGTGGTCCAGGCCTGTCAACACCACTCTTTGGTTAGTCTCAACAGGATTGTAGCTGACTCATTTTAAACTATTTAACATTTGAATATCACTGTAAATCTGAAGATCCACTAAATTTTACTCACCAGTTCAGCCATGAACAGATGATCAATCCCAGTCCTCTCAATTATTTCCCGAAACCTGTAAACCTAGAAAGATTGTGGTAACTCTACAACTTGAACACATTCAGAAAATAGCTCTAATGTAATTTTTCATATGAGTCACATCAATCATCAGTTTGACTCACTCTTCCAGGAAGTTTCTTCCTGTCAGCAGCCAGGTCTTCATGTCTCTGACAGATAAATAATCGGGAAGTTGATCCTGCTGCTTCATGAGCAGAAACTGCCTCAGCATCATTTTCTGCAACAGAGATTGAGTGCAGCCGTTTGAAGCAGCTCACAGAAACACCATATTATACAATGTAATACAATGTAACATGAATATTAACAGTGCACCTTTACATTTAGTAACTTCTGCTTTGTAGCAGTGTCGCTCTTCTTCTGAGAAAGTAGACGGTCTTATTCTTTGGACTTGTTAAAAAATGAAGTTGGTGTCCATCTTTAAGAGAAGTCaagtttaaaatgaaagaaaaacagtaaacaGGTTTGATGAACGTAGTGCCTGAATATGTCTTTTCAGAGGGTTTGTATAGCTTAGGAATCAGATACCCCAGAATCCCACATGCAAACTATGGAACCAAAAACATATTCACATGAGCATTCCAATAAGCTATGGCAACAAGGGCCAGTGGACATTTTGGAACAAAACCAATTACAACTACCAATGGTCATACCCCTTAGAACCTTAACCATTGTGGTGTCATGAGTTATACTGTcaaaattagaaaaataaaaacttaaatccCTAGTTAGGTTAGCAGAATGGTAAACTCCATTCGCTGCTGTgtagaaaaaactaaatgcacaaaATGAAATCCTATCGTAAATCCGTGCGCACAGTTTACAACTTTGTGGGCACAGTTTACAAAGCACAGTTAATACACTTTGAGCAGAGatttgctctttattttctgagctgaCACCGCTGCGCAGACGCTCACTTTTGTTTTCGCTCACTTCCGTcgttgcttttgtgtttgtgttgtggcttttgcatttgtgttgtggttttgtatttgtgttgtagcgcTTGCATTTCTGTTGAACCGTCTCCCACTGTATCAATATGGGCGTTAATATTACAGAATTCCAGACATATGTTTTAAATAGCCATataatagcctacatttaaacacaaagtaaagaAATGGCCAGTTTCATTTATCATAGTTTGAAAACTATACTGTTCCCTGCCGTGtcaaaattataaataaatcttaaataaataatgaatgaaactAACGTTCTCTGTACCAGTTAAAAATTCTAATTATTTGAGTAGTTTACTTGAACAAAGTTCAAATACTCACATGCGAAGGTATCAAAATCACTAGGCAGAGCTCTAAGTCAGGGGTATAGCAAAAGGTCTAAACTAACACTAGGAAACACACTAGAAATCAGGCTGGAATGATGGCACAAAGGACAAGATGATCTGACAGGAAATAGGGTGAGTATTTATACACCGGGGCCGGGTAGACAATTAGACAtaagtgaaacacattagggcgggGACAGGTGTAATCACAGATAGCGGGAAAGCAAACAAATACCGTAAGTAAAGGGATCTGGAATGAGACAAGACAgtaagtaacaaaaaaaaaacagcaagtgCCAAAATATAACAATATCATATATATTCAATTCCCCATTTAACAATTTATCAGTTGTTGCAGCTGAGGGATACTAAGTAACTTTCCAATATTTACGCTATTCAGGACCTAGTTCTAAAATGAGCTGAATAGATTTAATGATTCACATTCACTGTAACAACCCCTCATTGTTTTATTCATTCAGAGACTCTTGACTCTTCTTCAAAGTGCCAGCAAAAACTCAAATCCAACCTACGAAAAAGGTTCTACTGTGTGTTTGAGGGGATTGCTAAAGCAGGAAACTCAACAGTTCTGAATCAGATGTACATACAACTCTACATCAGAAAGGGAGGGACTACAGAGGTCAATGATGAACATGAGGCCAGACAAATTGAAACAGCATCTTGGAAACCAGACAGTCCAGAAACAACAATCAGACAAGAAGACATCTTTAAAACCTCAACTGGAAGGGATGAACCGATCAGGACAGTGATGACAACGGGAGTGGCTGGCATTGGGAAAACAGTCTTAACACAGAAGTTCACTCTGGACTGGGCTGAAGACAAAGCCCATCAGGACATCCAGTTCACATTTCCATTCACTTTCAGAGAGCTGAATgtgctgaaagagaaaaagtacAGCTTGGTGGAACTTGTTCATCACTTCTTTAGTATTACAAAAGAAGCAGGAATCTGCAGGTTTCACGAGTTTCAGGTTTTGTTCATCTTTGACGGTTTGGATGAGTGTAGACTTCCTCTGGACTTCCACAACACTGAGATCCTGActgatgttacagagtccacctCAGTGGGTGTGCTGCTGACAAACCTCATCAGGGGGAAACTGCttccctctgctcgcctctggataaccacacgacctgcagcagccaatcagatccctcCTGAGTGTGTTGACATAGTGACCGAGGTCAGAGGGTTCGCTGACCCACAGAAGGAGGAGTACTTCAGGAAGAGAttcagagatgaggagcaggcCAGCAGAATTATCTCCCACATCAAGACATCACGAAGCCTCCACATCATGTGTCACATCCCAgtcttctgctggatcactgctacAGTTCTAGAGGATGTGTTGAAGACCAGAGAGGGAGGagcgctgcccaagaccctGACTGAGATGTACATCCACTTCCTGGTGGTTCAGTCCAAACTGAAGAACGTCAAGTACAACGGAGGAGCTGAGATAGATCAACACTGGAGTCCAGAGAACAGGAAGATGATTGAGTCTCTGGGAAAACTGGCTTTTAAGCAGCTGCAGAAAGGCAACCTGATCTTCTATGAATCAGACTTGACAGAGTGTGGCATTGATATCAGAGAAGCCTCAGTGTGCTCAGGAGTGTTCACACAGATctttaaagaggagagaggactgTACCAGGACAAGGTGTTCTGCTTTGTCCATCTGAGTGTTCAGGAGTTTCTGGCAGCTCTTCATGTCCATCTGACATTCACCAATTATGGTGTCAATCTGCTGCCAAAAGCAAAATGGTGGTCTAATCCATTTAAAGACAGATCTACACATCTCTACCAGAGTGCCGTGGACATGGCCTTACAGAGTCCAAATGGACACCTGGACTTGTTCCTTCGCTTCCTCCTGGGTCTTTCACTGGAGACCAATCAGACTCTCCTACGAGGTCTGATGACACAAAGAGGAAGTACCTCACAGACAAATCAGGAAACAGTCCAATACATCAAGAAGAAGATCAATGAGAAACAATCTCCAGAGAGAAGCATTAATCTGTTTCACtgtctgaatgaactgaatgatcATTCTCTGGTGGAGGAGATCCAACAGTACCTCAGATCAGGAAGTCTCTCCCCAGATAAACTGTCTCCTGCTCAGTGGTCAGCTCTGGTCTTCATCTTACTGTCATCAGAAAAAGATTTGGACGTGTTTGACCTGAATCAATACTCTGCTTCAGAGGAGGCTCTTCTGAGGCTGCTACCTGTGGTCAAAGCCTCCAACAAAGCTCTGTAGGTGGATATAAGTATATGAACAATTTCAAATAGTTCTAATTTTatacacaacaaataaaaagttttttttgtgtttgttgctaATCCTTCCCCAGGTTAACTAGTTGTAACGtctcagagagaagctgtgaagctctgtcctcagttctcagctcccagtCATCTAGTCTGAGAGAcctggacctgagtaacaacgaCCTGGAggattcaggagtgaagctgCTGTCTTCTGGTCTGGAGAATCAACTCTGTACACTTCAAACTCTCAGGTCAGTATTAAGTTGATTGTAAAGTTCACAGTGGGTTTGAAGAGTTTCATAAAATTGGACATgaaaaatcttttaattttaaacaATGTCTTCTCAAATCAGATTTACTTTTAAGATCAGTGGTTTCTGTTTTTGACATCTCTGTTAAGGCCGACTGACCAACACAAACGTGCtaagacaaacacaaagaatCTAATCATAAGGTGCGGAATCACCAGAGTTCCTACGAAACAACTTCAACTTCAAATCATGTAAACTCAACtgcaccatctagtggactCAAACAGCAATTAATACTATTATTCTAGTACAAAAAAGTCcaattctcatgtgcaatttatataataaaagattgatacttggcgttTGCATATCTagactagcctgacaagccagacccacatcaagatgttgggtctgggaactcaccattggcagggctcaatccgaggggccggataaacggttgtctttcaaattccctctgcactcatagccaaccagagcaacgctagttgatagattaaacttttgccttATCCCTTCGGCAAAACttcaaacacatcttccttttttaagaatgacttcagtgcttaactctaagtcttccagagtcacggccaaagccgattcgaaagactgctgttcgccagcagcagcagccatcttccttgttttcaagtagcagggaattcacgcgggaccgtcgcaactctgctgtccttatgttaagcccgcccaccgactctatacacgatgtgattggcctgaccagaatttggtttttccagctggcaagccaacggagagttacTAGACTGACCCTAGCTGCAAATtgcatttgctgccgctagggtgcctctagatttctaggctcaTCTAGACAGTATTGCCAcgaaaaatatcacaatattatgCTGTTTAGATTTTTTCTTCTACACGTACAAATCATTATGCAAAGAAAATAGAAAGGCTTGCATAATTGAAAACATGGCTTTTAAAGCTGTAGTAAGCAATGTTGTGCAAAGATTGTTGACATTTGagctcaactgccaaacaaatacaacccccccTTCAGAATCTCTGGCCCCCAGA contains:
- the LOC144522774 gene encoding receptor-interacting serine/threonine-protein kinase 4-like, which encodes METFVEDSSLERWEVIGSGGFGQIYKARHCRWACDVAIKLLRHDDGTNASLLREIDMMRQASSPHVIRVRGVFKGRPPHSGPSMQLGVVMELMERGSLANLQEALSETPPPWPLVFRLAHQVALGINFLHSLPHPVLHLDLKPPNVLLDDTLNAKLTDFGLARISCSISRVSKKDDEEGGGTVNYMPPEAFELSYKPNRASDIYSYGILLWSIVTGKQPYGNAKPTRVQLLIPEGQRPLLDDIRGQAAGLAELTGLMKRCWDNIPKRRPPALECTTETEELYKMYKHAINDAVHEVLKKLDQKEEAIEPLSAARGLTICQSAPLAGLTQMSRCCPTFVYIGGMSPTSYFVFTSLQWCTGHLAYC
- the LOC144522689 gene encoding uncharacterized protein LOC144522689, translating into MAELAWTTARHFCLSQMEQELLEELDKEKRLSHLFNKKVTLEGLQMFVSVIHPEAERDVQTFLPALHSKLLKIFGGIQIASYLLAAEDAKPAEFLEFEQSAAALVPEVVDTALKFLLEEPEQVMKSEAASAEIGKHQISPIYRFDKCSKSFKLIDYDESYYHATEGVISAIQDMDYEVQTDASSQAHHHLEEELLEKREASSEVSSSEELEKELVEDREASP
- the LOC144522776 gene encoding NLR family CARD domain-containing protein 3-like, which codes for MRQDKTLDSSSKCQQKLKSNLRKRFYCVFEGIAKAGNSTVLNQMYIQLYIRKGGTTEVNDEHEARQIETASWKPDSPETTIRQEDIFKTSTGRDEPIRTVMTTGVAGIGKTVLTQKFTLDWAEDKAHQDIQFTFPFTFRELNVLKEKKYSLVELVHHFFSITKEAGICRFHEFQVLFIFDGLDECRLPLDFHNTEILTDVTESTSVGVLLTNLIRGKLLPSARLWITTRPAAANQIPPECVDIVTEVRGFADPQKEEYFRKRFRDEEQASRIISHIKTSRSLHIMCHIPVFCWITATVLEDVLKTREGGALPKTLTEMYIHFLVVQSKLKNVKYNGGAEIDQHWSPENRKMIESLGKLAFKQLQKGNLIFYESDLTECGIDIREASVCSGVFTQIFKEERGLYQDKVFCFVHLSVQEFLAALHVHLTFTNYGVNLLPKAKWWSNPFKDRSTHLYQSAVDMALQSPNGHLDLFLRFLLGLSLETNQTLLRGLMTQRGSTSQTNQETVQYIKKKINEKQSPERSINLFHCLNELNDHSLVEEIQQYLRSGSLSPDKLSPAQWSALVFILLSSEKDLDVFDLNQYSASEEALLRLLPVVKASNKALLTSCNVSERSCEALSSVLSSQSSSLRDLDLSNNDLEDSGVKLLSSGLENQLCTLQTLRLTGCKLSDRSCEALSSVLSSRSTSLRELDLSNNDLHDSGVKLLSAGLQSPYCTLENLRLSGCNLSERSCEALSSVLSSQSSSLRELDLSNNDLQDSGGKLMSAGLESAHCTLESLSLSGCLITGECCASLASALSSNPSHLRGLDLSYNHPGESAVKLLSARLEDPHWRLDTLRVDHGGEQRLKPGLKKYFCELTVDTNTVNRNLSENNRKVTYVEEEQPYPVHPERFYFWKQLLCSDNLTGRCYWEVEWRGRVRVAVSYRRVTKRGPSVDCMFGVNNRSWSLNCSDDGYSVCHKNREKVLPSSSSVSVSNRVAVYVDYPAGTLSFYTVSSDQLIHLHTFNTTFSEPLYPGFGFRLKSYGSSVSLCSP